ATTGCCCGGACGCTGCGCGACGGCAGTCTGCGGTATGTAATGGCCAAGCGCGTGGGCGCCGCTGTCGTCATGGGGCTCGCCATCACGGCGATGCACTACACGGGCATGTCGGCCGCCACGTTCGCCGCGGGTGCCGTCTGCGGCGCTGCCAACGGCGTGAGTTCGCCGTGGCTGGTGACGACCGTGAGCCTGTTCACCTTCCTGATTCTGGTCACCACTCTGCTCGTCTCCCGTCTGGATGCACGCACGAGCTTCCTGGCCAACTCTGTCCTGCAATTGAACACCCAGATCGCCCGCATGGCGACGTACGACGCGCTGACGGATCTGCCCAACCGCCGCGCCCTGCATGACGCGGCCGCACGAATGCTGATCAACTCGCGTCGCGACCAGCGCCGGTTCGCGGTGCTGTTCATGGATCTGGACGGCTTCAAGACCATTAACGATTCGCTGGGTCATAACGTGGGCGACGACGTGCTGCGCGCCTTCGCCAAGCGACTGCGCAAGAACGTGAACGGCGACGACGTGGTGGCCCGGCTGGGCGGCGACGAGTTCGTTGTGCTGCTCGGTTCGCTGTCGTCACCCGAAGTCGCGGGACGCGTGGCGCAGCGACTGCTCGACGACATGCGTGACGGCCTGAAGGTGGGCTCCCAGTCGCTGCACGTCATGCCCAGCATTGGCGTGGCGCTCTTCCCGGACGACGGCGATAGCATCGACCTGCTGCTCAAGCACGCCGACACCGCAATGTACGAAGCCAAGCGCGCGGGCCGGGGCATCTTCCGGTACTTCGAGCCGCGCATGAACGCTGCGGCCCAGCGCACCTGGGAGATCCAGCAAGCACTGCACGACGCCGAGAGCGCGCAGTACTTCTCGCTGCACTTTCAGCCGAAGTATCGAGGCGACACCGAGGCGCTGGCGGGTGCCGAGGCACTGCTGCGCCTCACGCACCCGACCTTCGGCGAGTTGCAGCCGGCCGACTTCATCCCGGTCGCCGAGCGCACCGGTCAGATCGTACAGATCGGTTACTGGGTGGTACGTGCCACCTGCCAGCACATCAAGGAGTGGGATGCGGCCGGGTTGCCGCCGGTGAAGGTTGCGATCAACTTGTCGCCGCGCCAGATGGCGCAGTCGCAATTGGTCGAGAACATCGTGGAAATCGTGAAGGACGCCGGCATCGCCTGCACGCGCCTGATGTTCGAGATCACGGAGACGGTGGCGATGTTCGATGCACAGCACACGATCGACGTGATCCGCGCCTTCCAGGATCACGGCTTCGAGGTGGCGATCGACGACTTTGGGACGGGCTATTCGAGTCTGGCGTACTTGCAGCGCTTTCGCGTCAAGCAGTTGAAGATGGACCGCTTCTTCACCAACGGACTGGATACGTGCGGACGCGAAGGCAGCGCCGTGGTGTCGGCGATCATCGCGCTGGCGCACTCACTCGATATGGACGTGGTTGCCGAAGGCGTCGAGACGGCTTCACAACGCGAGGCGCTCAAGACCCTCGATTGCGACGAGCTGCAAGGCTTCCTGCTGGGCAAACCGCTGACCGGTGACGCCTTTGCGCGCCTGCTTGCATCGCTGCCGGGCATCCCCGGCGCTGCTGTGATGGCCTGAGCGGCCGTCACAATCTCAAACAAAATCAACGATCAGCCGCCGCTTCCTCAGAACCGACTTCCGCTTTTGCTGTTGCTTCTGCGTCCGCCACAGGCTGTCCCGTCGCAAACGCCGCGGCTCGCGCCAGGCGCGCACGCATGCCCTCGTTTGCCACCGGCCCTGCGCTCGGCACGTGCCGCTTCGGGTCCAGACGCAACCCCGTCACTGCATCGACCACGACCGGCTCGACCACTTGCCCCGTCTCCCGGTCCACCAACTGAGCTGCAATGCCTTCCGGCGCAAAGTGCCGATTGCCCCACGCGAGCAATGCCCACAGCACCGGGCGGAAATCCCGGCCGGCGTCGGTCAGCACATATTCGAAGCGCGGCGGGCGGTCGCAGTACTGACGACGCGCCAGCAAGCCTTCCTCCACCAACGCGTTCAGACGTCGGGTCAGCATGTTGGGCGCGATATCCAGGCGACGCTGAAAATCGTCGAAGCGCGTGGTGCCGTAGCCAGCCTCGCGCAAGATCAGGATGCTCCACCATTCGCCTACGCGCTCAAGGCTGCGGGCAATGGGGCACTGCATGTCGCGGAATGTCTTTCGTTGCATAAGGATTCCTCCTGTTCAGCGCCGTCGATGACGACAGCGCTGCCTATTACCATGCAAGTGAGCATAAGCGCGTCGACACCGGCGGGCAAGCCGCCCGTGTCTCGAGAACTTCATATTTCACTTCAACATCGAGGCGCCACCCTGCTGCGCCATTGAAAATCAATCACTTACGAATCATTTGCAATGCAAATAGTTTGAAGTGAATTCTCCGACCGGTATCCTCAATGCGCATCTGCGCTCGGCGCTTTGGGCGGTGCAACCCGTCGCATGAGCGGCACCATCAGCGTCACGCCCAGGAAGATCAGCCCCAACCCGCCGAAGATGTCGCCGAAGGTAATCGTCTGCGCCTCGCGCAATGTCAGCAGCCACAGTTGCCGAAGCGCCGCCGTCTGCGCGTCAACCACATCCAGACCCGTCGCGCCCAGTCGCCCCGCCACGCTCGCCAGCCACTGACCGACCGCCGGATTGCCCTCACCCATGCGCTCGGCGAGCCGGAAGAAGTGCAGATTCGTCCGATCGTTAAGGACCGTCGTACAGACGGCAATCCCAATAGCACCGCCGAGGTTGCGCATCAGATTGAAAAGCCCCGACGCCAGGCGCAATCGCGCAGGCGGAAGGCTGCCCAGCGTCAGCGTGACAATCGGCGCCACCGCGAACTGTTGCGACGCACCGCGCAGCGCCTGCGGCAGCATCAGTTGCAACGATCCCCAATCATGCGTGATGGGCGCGAACTGCCACATCGACAAGGCAAAACCGCCAATCCCAAGCATCATCAAGATGCGCAAATCGATCCGGTTGGCCAGCATTGCGTAGATAGGAATCGACAACAACTGGAAGACCCCCGTCGAGAACACGGCCATCCCGATCTCGAACGCCGAAAATCCGCGCACGCGCCCAAGGAACAGCGGCGTGAGGTAAATCGTCGCGAAGATGCCGATGCCCGTTGCAAACGAGAAGAAGCACCCGAGCGCGAAGTTCCGCTGCTTGAGCGCCCGCAAATCCACGATCGGCTGCGAATACGCCAGACTGCGCCAGATGAACGCCACGCCGCATAGCCCCGCGAGCCACGCCGTCGCACGGATGGTGTCGTCACCGAACCAGTCCCAGCGCGGCCCCTCTTCCAACGTGTATTCAAGACATCCAAGGCTGACCGCCATCAGGACCATGCCGAGATAGTCGGCACCGCGCAGCAGCGAGAAGTCGGGACGGTCGATGCGCACCAACAGCGGCACCATCACCGTCACGAAGATGCCCGGCACGATGTTGATGAAAAACAGCCAGTGCCACGAGTAGTTGTCCGTGATCCACCCACCGATGGTCGGCCCGAGTGTCGGCGCCAATGACGAAAGACCACCGATCACAGCCGCCGCCACCACGCGCTGCGGCCCGCTGAAGAAGGCGAACGCCGTGGTAAAGACCAGGGGAATCATCGAGCCGCCGAGAAACCCTTGCAGCGCTCGGAACGCGATCATGCTCTGGATGTTCCACGCCGCGCCGCACAGCAGGCTCGCCACGGTAAAGCCCGCCGCCGACGCGGCAAAGATCCAGCGCGTCGACATCACGCGAGACAGCCAGCCCGAGAGCGGGATCACGATGATCTCGGCAATCAGGTAACTGGTCTGCACCCAGGCCGTTTCGTCTGCCCCCGCCGAGAGCCCACCGCCGATATCGCGCAACGACGCCGACACGATCTGAATGTCGAGCAGCGCGATAAACATGCCGACGACCATCGTGCCAAAGGCGATGATCTTGGCGGGCGTCGACATGGCGTCGACCGAGAAGCCGCCACCCGCCGGTGCGGGCGCCGCCGCCAGTCGCGGTCGCTCGTCGTTCGCGGAATGCCCCGGCGATCCACCGGCGTCACCACTGGCAGGCAGCGGTTGCGCTGCCCCCGAGTTCGCGGCGCTCATCGCGCGGCCACCTTGGCGGGCGCCGGGGCCGACGACTTGTCGCCGCCACCATCACCACGCGCATCCACCTCGGCCGTCACCGAGAGACCGGGGCGCAGCGTCCCCAGACGTGCGTCCGCATCGTCAAGCTGCACGCGCACCGGCACGCGCTGCACGATCTTGGTGAAGTTACCCGTCGCGTTTTCTGGCGGCAACACGCTGAATTGTGCGCCCGTCGCAGGGGCAAGACTCGCCACACGGCCGTGGAAGACGCGACCGGGCAACACGTCTGCCTCGATCTTCACCGGCATGCCGGGACGCAAATGCGCCACCTGCCCCTCCTTAAAGTTCGCATCGACCCAAAGACCGTGTGCTGGCACGACGGCCAGCAGTTGTGTGCCCGCCTGCGCGTACGCACC
This window of the Pandoraea sputorum genome carries:
- a CDS encoding putative bifunctional diguanylate cyclase/phosphodiesterase, with product MSSSYSGWLVALSLAVAVLASFTALDLSGRIYLLTHRGMRHAWLAVGATAMGIGIWSMHFIGMLALSLSPSWSPLDSKATLALGYDPAITAASLGIAIAISWAALWLVASERFTRWRLGCAGVTLGIGIAAMHYSGMAAMKMDPAISYDPMLFAASIAIAIAAATAALWIARTLRDGSLRYVMAKRVGAAVVMGLAITAMHYTGMSAATFAAGAVCGAANGVSSPWLVTTVSLFTFLILVTTLLVSRLDARTSFLANSVLQLNTQIARMATYDALTDLPNRRALHDAAARMLINSRRDQRRFAVLFMDLDGFKTINDSLGHNVGDDVLRAFAKRLRKNVNGDDVVARLGGDEFVVLLGSLSSPEVAGRVAQRLLDDMRDGLKVGSQSLHVMPSIGVALFPDDGDSIDLLLKHADTAMYEAKRAGRGIFRYFEPRMNAAAQRTWEIQQALHDAESAQYFSLHFQPKYRGDTEALAGAEALLRLTHPTFGELQPADFIPVAERTGQIVQIGYWVVRATCQHIKEWDAAGLPPVKVAINLSPRQMAQSQLVENIVEIVKDAGIACTRLMFEITETVAMFDAQHTIDVIRAFQDHGFEVAIDDFGTGYSSLAYLQRFRVKQLKMDRFFTNGLDTCGREGSAVVSAIIALAHSLDMDVVAEGVETASQREALKTLDCDELQGFLLGKPLTGDAFARLLASLPGIPGAAVMA
- a CDS encoding winged helix-turn-helix transcriptional regulator — protein: MQRKTFRDMQCPIARSLERVGEWWSILILREAGYGTTRFDDFQRRLDIAPNMLTRRLNALVEEGLLARRQYCDRPPRFEYVLTDAGRDFRPVLWALLAWGNRHFAPEGIAAQLVDRETGQVVEPVVVDAVTGLRLDPKRHVPSAGPVANEGMRARLARAAAFATGQPVADAEATAKAEVGSEEAAADR
- a CDS encoding DHA2 family efflux MFS transporter permease subunit; the protein is MSTPAKIIAFGTMVVGMFIALLDIQIVSASLRDIGGGLSAGADETAWVQTSYLIAEIIVIPLSGWLSRVMSTRWIFAASAAGFTVASLLCGAAWNIQSMIAFRALQGFLGGSMIPLVFTTAFAFFSGPQRVVAAAVIGGLSSLAPTLGPTIGGWITDNYSWHWLFFINIVPGIFVTVMVPLLVRIDRPDFSLLRGADYLGMVLMAVSLGCLEYTLEEGPRWDWFGDDTIRATAWLAGLCGVAFIWRSLAYSQPIVDLRALKQRNFALGCFFSFATGIGIFATIYLTPLFLGRVRGFSAFEIGMAVFSTGVFQLLSIPIYAMLANRIDLRILMMLGIGGFALSMWQFAPITHDWGSLQLMLPQALRGASQQFAVAPIVTLTLGSLPPARLRLASGLFNLMRNLGGAIGIAVCTTVLNDRTNLHFFRLAERMGEGNPAVGQWLASVAGRLGATGLDVVDAQTAALRQLWLLTLREAQTITFGDIFGGLGLIFLGVTLMVPLMRRVAPPKAPSADAH